aagaaacaaaaaaaaagagagagaaattaaTATTAGATTCGAAGCAAGGAATCAGAATGAATAATGTGACTTGATTGTGGTTGTTCTATGACGGATATGGGGCCGAGAGACGTCTCGTTTGGCCATATCAAATTGACGCGTAGTGGACTTCGGATAAGCACCGGGGTGCCCTACACTTGATGGGTATGGATTCCAGATAAGTACTGGGATGCTATACCAACCTAGTATTATGGTTTGACAAAGCTTGATCAAGCGACTTTGAGACCTAGGAGCCACAGTCAGGAAACTGAATTCGTAGGAAAATACATGAGTAAATCTTATATTATgcttttaattttaaatgaataaTTATCTTAGCATGAGTATTCTTAATTGCATGCAACTTATTTGTTCATATTTGCTATTCCTCATATTCTGTATTTGCTGAGTCTTTAAACTCACTACATTTGAATTGGTGCAGATGATGCTGAGTTAGAGGTCAGGGGGCAAGACCCTTGAGTGGATGGCAGTACAGCTTGGCACATAATCCCAGCGATCTTCACGTTTTttgcaaagttattttttttattttagtcatgttggaaagtttggatGAAATAACCTCGGATTGAGTTGAGTTAGAAAATATTATAAGGAGTTGGTTATCTTTCTTTTAGATTGTTGGTTATCTTATTTGTCAAATTCAAATAATAGAGATTTCTGattgttcaaaaaaaaaatatatattgggTGTTTTAcaaagttggtatcagagcaaaggtctTGGTTTAGGTTGTGCCTACAGCTGATTGCCGGAAGCTCAAGGAGACATGCCCCAAAGTCTGTGAGTTTTAACATTTTACACTTTTGTTTGATGTTGAGCATATTATGACATTGCTTATGTCGACTACTTTATTATTTGATACTTGTTAATGATACGAGGATATGTACGCATTCATTTTATTTGAGCATGTTGTGACTAAGTAGTGGTTGTGGTGTATCCCCAGATGCCTCAAAGACGCCAGATTACACCGCCCCCACCACTAGCATTTAACGCCAACGAGCAAGTATTAGCTGGCCTAGCTGATCTACTACGTCAGAATGTTGGCACCTCTCAGGTGGCGAGGAGTGAGATGCCATACGAGAAATTTCGTAAGATGGGACCCCCGGAGTTCACGGGTTCCACCGATCCATTCGTTGCTGAGGGATGGGTTAGATCCTTGGAGATGATTTTCCGTTACATGGGATTGGAGGATGTAGCCAGAGTTAGTTGCGCCATCTTCCAGCTGAAGGATGATGCTGCCCTTTTGGTGGGAAGGGGCTGAAAAGACTGTGAATATGGGGACTCTGACTTGGGAggagtttaaaaagattttctacGACAAATACTTTACACCCGATGTCCAAGCTCGGTTGAAGAGGGAGTTTAGGAACCTCCAACAAGGAGATATGTCTGTGGCAGAGTACGTCAAGAAGTTTGATAGGGGCTGCCACTTTACGCCCCTCATTGCTGATAACCCCACGGAGAAACTGCAACATTTCCTGGATGGCTTGAGACCCGCTATTCGCAGAGATGTGGTGATGTCAGATCCTGCAGATTATGCCATAGCACTACGGAAGGCTTTCAGGTCGGAGCAGACCCTGAAGGATTTACAGGCAGAGGCACAGAGGAAGAGGCCATTTTATTCACAGCCTCAACAGTAGTCGTAGGCGAAGAGACAGTCTACTGGACCTCAGAGGCCGGAAGGGACAGCAAAGCCAACAGTGAAACCTTCCGGTTCAGGGAAGCCACAGGGTCAGCAGGCTTCAAAGCCTGTGATGCAGTTGGAGAAACCTACCTGTCAGACTTGTGGACGTCAGCATGCAGGGAAGTGTCTGCTAGGAGCCGGAGTCTGCTACAAGTGTAAGCAGCCGGGCCACATATCCTTTGATTGCCCACAGTTGAGGAGGCCTGCGACAGGGAGAGTTTATGTGATGCAGACCGAGGAGGCTGACCCAGACACTACCTTGATTACAAGTAACTTTACGTGCTTTATTTCAGGCTTTCGAATATTCGGAATAGTAATTTATGCTACTTTATCACTCTAACCTTAGCTCTTTTACGCTCTGTGCAAATATCGACCTATGTGTATGTGTAATACTCGAGTGCAGGCAGAATATTGGTTATAGGAGTAGCCACGAAAGCTCTGTTCGATTCAGGGGCTACTCATTCTTTTATTTCACATGCATTTGTGCATCGTAAAGGGATTACTCCGGAGGGTCTGAAAGAAAGTCTACTAGTGACGATTCCTTCTGGAGAGGAGCTGAGTACGGGTAGCATTGTCCGAAATCTCAAGATGGTACTGCAAGGCCATATTATGTATGCTGATTTAATAGTACTTCCGATACCAGAGTTCGACATCATTCTAGGGATGGATTGGTTGTCAGAGAATCAGGCAGTAATCGACTTTCAGTGCAGGGCAGTCCAACTACGTCCTTCGGGAGGAGAACCTTTCACTTTCATGGCAGCAAAGAATTCAAGGAAGCCTCGGTTTATATCATTCTTACAGGCAAGGAAGCTCATTGACCGTG
This window of the Zingiber officinale cultivar Zhangliang chromosome 3B, Zo_v1.1, whole genome shotgun sequence genome carries:
- the LOC122054853 gene encoding uncharacterized protein LOC122054853, translated to MQLEKPTCQTCGRQHAGKCLLGAGVCYKCKQPGHISFDCPQLRRPATGRVYVMQTEEADPDTTLITSRILVIGVATKALFDSGATHSFISHAFVHRKGITPEGLKESLLVTIPSGEELSTGSIVRNLKMVLQGHIMYADLIVLPIPEFDIILGMDWLSENQAVIDFQCRAVQLRPSGGEPFTFMAAKNSRKPRFISFLQARKLIDRGCLSFLASVIVTTALEGPSIPDVEVVRDYVDIFPDDVTGIPPDREVEFSIELLPDTVPISKAPYHLAPTEMKELKEQIQELLDKGFIRPSVSP